The segment accggttcctaattcaattttggtatgtgattattccgtgtttgatactgcatcattttaatatttttccaaccggacatgtttgaaactgcatcgttttttctcaaactatttaatggtttggttttaaaccgctttttcctaaatataatcccaactatctaacaaaaattatttataaaaaataaaaattatttattggttcaaccaatggttcaaccggtaaccggatttcgattttagtagtttttattggatttttaaattttgttttttttttcaaacccgaactgaatttatctttgatcaaccggtaatccgttcaaccgcaggtctaagtcgaatttcaaaacaccgatcaaaactataaaactgttatattgatttatatttaaaatatctaattcaaaattaaaaacctaaaaatacatgtataatatatatttttaccgaacataaatctggatataaaatacatatatgagacggattatataaatacatatacaagacggattatataaatgtgattatataaaattttcaccaaacataaattTGCGTTTTGAAAACGcgagtcaaaatctagtgttctTTTATAATAGATGAAGGCTATATTTATCTTCATAAATAAGGAAATGTTATTTTCTCCcctaaatattagtatttttctattataaaagaaCACATTagacaataattttatttctattttttcttctattttaaagatttctattatagaggtggattaGAGACGTCCTAATATTATACCGAGAACTAAGAAGCCACGAGCGGCCCACGTTTTATACATCCCCTGACCGACACCACCATTTTTTGTTGCTTTCTTTTAAAGCAATCGAAAGCTCTCTTCGGGTCAAATGTTTTGGATTTTACGAATCATATACAAGTCCATGACTTCACATAATCTGATTTGGTTATTTACTATTGGGCAACACTGATGGGGACAATGTTTTCTAAATGGCCCATTTTATGCGGTTTTCAAATCAATGGGAATAACCAAATTTACCTCCCTGTGCTTCATGAGTGCTTATGGATAAGAATAAAAGCTTCATGCAGAGACTTGAATACCTTTACTTGTATTCTATAAGATAATgattatttaattgtttttaccCCCTCTAATAATACAATGTAGCAACTGATAAcgtttttatgtttcttttttcccATAGATTTAGATGGCTTACATTTTTCCAACTGATAGTCAACCTTAATGgctcacaattttttttctttgctccAATATATTTAGATGGACACAAAATGCTGTGATACAAAGATAAACCAAATTGGACCATCTTTTAAACTAAGAAAGGAACAGAGTTTGGGACGTTTCCATTTAAAACCGAATAACCGGTTAGGGTAACTTGAGTATTGTGCAAACACTAATCTTCTAAGACAAGGCAATGTACAGTCATTGTCCTCTACTTCATAACTCGTCTTTTTTTTCGGTTAGAAATCACAACTTTTAAGTCTGAGTCTTTGCTTCTTCTGctccgtcttcttcttcttcttcttcttcttcttcttcttcttcttcttcctcagccTCAAGACCTAGAGACTCGATTAGGCACTCTTGAGCTTCTTCTAGTGCTGATTCATTTGCATCTGTTGCATATAATATCTTCTTAACCGCTACCACTATCTGCACAATATTGTCGGTTTCCAAACAAGTACATATGTTATTTCATATTCTCAAAAGATTTTTGAGTCCAAAGGGAGGGAAACAAGGAAATTGGTATTGACATGTACCGGGAGATCATCAAGTTCAGGAGTCTGACAGAGTATCTCTATATCCCTGAGCTTAGAGAAGTAAAAATCCCTTTCCTTTTCCAAGAGATCCACCGAGACCTTGACATCTTCAAGCTGGTTATTGTGAAAGAAAAGTTTTCATCATTTAACCTGAAGAAGCAAGAGACTGATTAGATGGTAATTACCTCCTTCGTCAGAGCTTGCACTTCGGCTGATGAGTTGCTCCCACCTCCAGTTGCTTGTGATCTTGCTTGCTTGGTACCTAGCAGTTAGAATTTCCGAACAAAAGATTGAGAAAGTGGATAGAGAGAGGGAAGCTAAAGTTTAAATGGCTCTGACCAGTTGGTTTGCTGGAAGTAGTGACTGGAGGAGGAGGTTGATGCGTATTGTTTGTTTGCAGTGACTTTGAGACCTTACTAGTCCCCTTTACGCTTTTCTCTTTGCCACCTCTTGATCTTCTCTCTACCGGATTATAATTCCTGCAATTGATGAAACCAGTGGAGTAAGAGACTTTTGCTTTGATAATTAGAGTGGGAAGGGAAAGTAGCAACTAAAAAAGAATGCATACTCGTTCATAATGCCGCCATTGATAGAATCACAAAAACGTTTCAGCCATTGCAGAAACTCCAAGTTGTCTAGTGGTCGACCTTTGACAAGCCTGTTAACTTCCAATGGCTGGATTGTAAAGCGATATATACATATGTTGAAGGTGTATATTAGCTCTCTTTATCACAAGCAAAATGTATTGTATgatttaaagaataaaaactACCTTTGTGATTTTCAGTTTGGTGAAGACTTCTTGCATGACTTTGTAGTTTTGAATCATCTCGTACTCGTTCTTCGCCGCAAAATTAACCTGAAAAGTTGAAAGATTTAGAATTGCTCTGCAGAAGaagcaagaaaaaaacaagagattACCGATGAAAACTAATAAACATTGATCACAGACCTTGTGCATAGGCACAACTCCAGGAAAGGTCATGTCCAACATTTGGCATTGAACAGCACCTGATGCAACCTTTACCATAACAAACAATAAGCCACACTTAAGATTAAACACATTCTCACAAGCAAAAGTGAAAGTGAAAAGATCAATTACAACAGTTTCAATGCCTACTTACAAGAATAGAAATcaaacaagtaaaaaaaaaatcttaatagtGACCCTTGAAGCCTTTTTCAATATCAAAGGCATACAAAGTATCAAATTaacaaatctatcttattacACAACATAAACTCCAAGTAACACTTTTCGgtaaagccaaaaaaaaaaaaaaaaactgatgtaTCAGAGAGCCAATGCAATTGAATCTTAACAGGCAAATTGCACCAAGATCAAGACTTGCacattttttctcaaaaaccGATCTTCATAATCCACCACCGACATCATCAAAAACAAAGCCAAAGGCACGTCCTTTTTTGATCAATCTGCCATCG is part of the Raphanus sativus cultivar WK10039 chromosome 5, ASM80110v3, whole genome shotgun sequence genome and harbors:
- the LOC108859730 gene encoding microtubule-associated protein RP/EB family member 1B, which encodes MATNIGMMDSAYFVGRNEILGWINDRLHLNLSRIEEVASGAVQCQMLDMTFPGVVPMHKVNFAAKNEYEMIQNYKVMQEVFTKLKITKPLEVNRLVKGRPLDNLEFLQWLKRFCDSINGGIMNENYNPVERRSRGGKEKSVKGTSKVSKSLQTNNTHQPPPPVTTSSKPTGTKQARSQATGGGSNSSAEVQALTKELEDVKVSVDLLEKERDFYFSKLRDIEILCQTPELDDLPIVVAVKKILYATDANESALEEAQECLIESLGLEAEEEEEEEEEEEEEEEDGAEEAKTQT